A window of Xylophilus sp. GW821-FHT01B05 contains these coding sequences:
- the ffh gene encoding signal recognition particle protein yields the protein MASALTDKLSRLVKEMRGQARITESNVQDMLREVRMALLEADVALPVVRDFIARVKEKALGQDVMGSLKPGQALVGIVNRELAATMGEGIADINLAAQPPAVILMAGLQGAGKTTTTAKLAKHLIEKRKKKVLTVSGDVYRPAAIEQLKTVTKQAGAEWFPSTPDQKPLEIAQAALDYAKRHFFDVLLVDTAGRLAIDEVLMREIQELHGFLKPVETLFVVDAMQGQDAINTAKAFKEALPLTGIVLTKLDGDSRGGAALSVRQITGAPIKFAGVSEKIDGLEVFDAERHAGRILGMGDIVALVEQVTAGVDMEAAQKLAAKVKSGDGFDLNDFLSQLQQMKQMGGLSSLMDKLPSQLTAKAGQVDMDKAERDIRRKEGIIQSMTPLERRKPDLLKATRKRRIAAGAGVQVQEVNRLLNEFEQMQTMMKKMKGGGLMKMMKRMGGMKGLGGGGMPKLPF from the coding sequence ATGGCCTCCGCACTTACCGACAAACTCTCCCGCCTCGTCAAGGAAATGCGTGGCCAGGCCCGCATTACCGAATCCAATGTGCAGGACATGCTGCGCGAGGTGCGCATGGCGCTGCTCGAAGCGGACGTGGCCCTGCCCGTGGTGCGGGACTTCATCGCCCGCGTGAAGGAAAAGGCACTGGGCCAGGACGTGATGGGCTCGCTCAAGCCGGGCCAGGCGCTGGTGGGCATCGTCAACCGCGAACTCGCGGCGACCATGGGCGAGGGCATTGCCGACATCAACCTGGCGGCGCAGCCGCCGGCGGTGATCCTGATGGCCGGCCTGCAAGGCGCGGGCAAGACCACCACCACGGCCAAGCTGGCCAAGCACCTGATAGAGAAGCGCAAGAAGAAGGTGCTGACGGTGTCTGGCGACGTTTACCGCCCGGCCGCCATCGAGCAGCTCAAGACGGTCACCAAGCAGGCCGGCGCCGAGTGGTTCCCGAGCACGCCCGATCAAAAGCCGCTGGAGATCGCCCAGGCCGCGCTGGACTACGCCAAGCGCCACTTCTTCGACGTGCTGCTGGTGGACACCGCCGGCCGCCTGGCGATCGACGAAGTGCTGATGCGCGAGATCCAGGAGCTGCACGGCTTTCTGAAGCCGGTCGAGACACTGTTCGTCGTCGACGCCATGCAGGGCCAGGACGCGATCAACACGGCCAAGGCCTTCAAGGAAGCGCTGCCGCTGACCGGCATCGTGCTGACCAAGCTCGACGGCGACTCGCGTGGTGGCGCGGCGCTGTCGGTGCGGCAGATCACCGGCGCGCCGATCAAGTTCGCCGGTGTCAGCGAGAAGATCGACGGGCTGGAGGTGTTCGACGCCGAGCGCCACGCCGGCCGCATCCTGGGCATGGGCGACATCGTGGCGCTGGTCGAGCAGGTCACGGCCGGTGTCGACATGGAGGCGGCACAGAAGCTGGCCGCCAAGGTCAAGAGCGGTGACGGCTTTGACCTGAACGACTTCCTGAGCCAGCTGCAGCAGATGAAGCAGATGGGCGGCCTCTCCAGCCTGATGGACAAGCTGCCGAGCCAGCTGACGGCCAAGGCCGGTCAGGTCGACATGGACAAGGCCGAGCGCGACATCCGCCGCAAGGAAGGCATCATCCAGAGCATGACCCCGCTGGAGCGCCGCAAGCCGGACTTGCTCAAGGCCACGCGCAAGCGCCGCATTGCGGCTGGCGCCGGCGTGCAGGTGCAGGAGGTGAACCGCCTGCTCAACGAGTTTGAGCAGATGCAGACCATGATGAAGAAGATGAAGGGCGGCGGCCTCATGAAGATGATGAAGCGCATGGGCGGCATGAAGGGCCTGGGCGGTGGCGGCATGCCCAAGCTGCCTTTCTAA
- the mdoH gene encoding glucans biosynthesis glucosyltransferase MdoH — MDHLSTVETKRVKALPVAASPALSRRSTLREERHPNSVTAPPVNRGSMAPAPWRGFWNSISTSLLMALTGRSHEVQTPLEAERMAPEAWQIAASRRRSVFMLITVLTTAIATALFAGVQPHYDNALLQYGQIALFALLSAWIVTGFTTALMGFWVSLRGDKHTISAQSVRDHAMNADARTAIIMPICNEDVATVFAGLRATCESVAATGNARVFDVFVLSDSYDPKIAAAELAAWEDLRAALAANPEQPQIEVYYRLRTRRSHRKAGNVADFCRRWGKDYRYMVVLDADSVMSGDCLSTMVKLMEANPKAGIIQTATQAIGHVTLHARSQQFASRMTGRLFTLGMQFWQLGESHYWGHNAILRVAPFMEHCALAPIKGTGGMSGGIMSHDFVEAALMRRAGYQVWLVSDLVGSYEQQPPDLLSELQRDRRWCQGNLQNARLMAEPGLHPVHRAMFVTGALSYLSAPLWLAFLTLGTALWLSGSNAAANASVLPSELMGLWAFTVSVLFLPRVLGIVAVLMKKEQRFFGGTWSLLKSSVLESALALLQSPVRMLAHSLFVLVAITGLKLEWKSPPREALALSWRTAAATLAPMTSVIALLALGIAAIDASALVWLLPVGLPLLLAIPTSVLTSQIELGSMMRSRGFLLIPEERWSPAVLRRARLHANRLARPRITGKLAAAA, encoded by the coding sequence ATGGACCATCTATCGACTGTCGAGACCAAGCGCGTAAAGGCCCTGCCCGTCGCGGCCTCACCCGCCCTCTCCCGCCGCAGCACGCTGCGCGAAGAGCGGCATCCCAATTCCGTCACCGCTCCGCCGGTCAACCGCGGCTCGATGGCGCCCGCACCCTGGCGCGGCTTCTGGAACAGCATCAGCACCTCCCTGCTGATGGCGCTGACCGGCCGTTCGCACGAAGTGCAAACACCGCTGGAAGCCGAGCGCATGGCCCCCGAAGCCTGGCAGATCGCTGCCTCGCGCCGCCGCAGCGTCTTCATGCTGATCACGGTGCTGACCACGGCCATCGCCACCGCGCTCTTCGCCGGCGTGCAGCCGCACTACGACAACGCCTTGCTGCAATACGGCCAGATCGCCCTGTTCGCGCTGCTGTCGGCCTGGATCGTGACCGGCTTCACCACCGCGCTGATGGGCTTCTGGGTCAGCCTGCGCGGCGACAAGCACACCATCTCTGCACAGAGCGTGCGTGACCACGCGATGAACGCCGACGCGCGCACCGCGATCATCATGCCGATCTGCAACGAAGACGTGGCCACGGTGTTCGCCGGCCTGCGCGCTACCTGCGAATCGGTGGCTGCCACCGGCAACGCCCGTGTGTTCGACGTGTTCGTGCTGTCCGACAGCTACGACCCCAAGATCGCCGCCGCCGAGCTCGCCGCCTGGGAAGACCTGCGCGCTGCGCTGGCCGCCAACCCGGAGCAGCCGCAGATCGAGGTGTATTACCGCCTGCGCACCCGCCGCAGCCACCGCAAGGCTGGCAACGTGGCCGACTTCTGCCGCCGCTGGGGCAAGGACTACCGCTACATGGTGGTGCTCGATGCCGACAGCGTGATGAGCGGCGACTGCCTGTCCACCATGGTCAAGCTGATGGAAGCCAACCCCAAGGCCGGCATCATCCAGACCGCTACCCAGGCCATCGGCCACGTCACCCTGCATGCCCGTTCGCAGCAGTTCGCCTCGCGCATGACCGGCCGCCTGTTCACGCTGGGCATGCAGTTCTGGCAACTGGGTGAGTCCCACTACTGGGGCCACAACGCCATCCTGCGCGTCGCGCCCTTCATGGAACACTGCGCGCTGGCCCCGATCAAGGGCACCGGCGGCATGTCCGGCGGCATCATGTCGCACGACTTCGTCGAAGCCGCGCTGATGCGCCGTGCCGGCTACCAGGTGTGGCTGGTGTCTGATCTGGTCGGCAGCTACGAGCAACAACCGCCAGACCTGCTGTCCGAGCTGCAGCGTGACCGCCGCTGGTGCCAGGGCAACCTGCAGAACGCCCGCCTGATGGCCGAGCCCGGCCTGCACCCGGTGCACCGCGCCATGTTCGTGACCGGCGCCCTGTCTTACCTGTCGGCCCCGCTGTGGCTGGCCTTCCTGACGCTGGGCACCGCCCTGTGGCTGTCGGGCAGCAATGCCGCCGCCAACGCCAGCGTGCTGCCGTCCGAGCTGATGGGCCTGTGGGCCTTCACCGTGAGCGTGCTGTTCCTGCCGCGCGTGCTGGGCATCGTGGCCGTGCTGATGAAGAAGGAGCAACGCTTCTTCGGCGGTACCTGGAGCCTGCTCAAGAGCTCGGTGCTGGAGAGCGCGCTGGCCCTGCTGCAGTCGCCGGTGCGCATGCTGGCCCACTCGCTGTTCGTGCTGGTGGCCATCACCGGCCTCAAGCTGGAATGGAAGTCGCCCCCGCGTGAAGCCCTGGCCCTGAGCTGGCGCACCGCTGCGGCCACCCTGGCCCCGATGACCAGCGTGATCGCCCTGCTGGCCCTGGGCATTGCCGCCATCGACGCCAGCGCCCTGGTGTGGCTGCTGCCGGTGGGCCTGCCGCTGCTGCTGGCAATCCCGACCAGCGTGCTGACCAGCCAGATCGAGCTGGGCTCCATGATGCGCAGCCGCGGCTTCCTGCTGATCCCGGAAGAACGCTGGTCGCCCGCCGTGCTGCGCCGCGCCCGCCTGCACGCCAACCGCCTGGCACGCCCGCGCATCACGGGCAAGCTGGCCGCTGCCGCCTGA
- a CDS encoding sigma 54-interacting transcriptional regulator — protein MSRTTTSPSASGPRILVVDDDADMLRLLSMRLNAAGYRVTAVGSAESALTQLEFEHPQLVLSDVRLPGKDGLALFDTIRARHPALPVILLTAHGTIPDAVEATARGVFSYLTKPFDGKELLDKIGQALTLSAPPVQTPQTDEAWRSEIISRSSRMAEVLAEARMIAQSDASVLLRGDSGAGKEMLARAIHRASPRAKKPFVAVNCGAIPEALLESELFGHMKGAFTDATSNHKGLFQAADGGSLLLDEIGDMPPALQVKLLRVLQERAVRPVGSSQSIPVDVRILSATHRDLDAAMQTGQFREDLYYRLNVVTLTLPTLGERREDIALLANHFLQKLAGKYGKRLSGFAPEALKALTTAAWPGNVRQLYNVVEQVSALSTTPLVPLALVQRALRAPSIEVLNYADAKQRFERDYLVGLLKLTDGNVADASRLADRNRTEFYRLLQKHALTPGHFKGDGPPAAPEAVAEVRRP, from the coding sequence ATGAGCCGCACCACTACGTCCCCGTCCGCAAGCGGGCCCCGCATCCTGGTGGTGGACGATGACGCCGACATGCTGCGCCTGCTGTCGATGCGGCTCAACGCCGCCGGCTACCGGGTAACGGCGGTCGGCTCGGCCGAATCCGCGCTGACCCAGCTCGAGTTCGAACACCCGCAGCTGGTGCTGTCCGACGTGCGCCTGCCCGGCAAGGATGGGCTGGCGCTGTTCGACACCATCCGCGCCCGCCACCCCGCATTGCCGGTGATCCTGCTCACGGCGCACGGCACCATTCCCGACGCGGTCGAGGCCACCGCGCGCGGCGTCTTCAGCTACCTGACCAAGCCCTTCGACGGCAAGGAGCTGCTCGACAAGATCGGGCAGGCGCTGACCCTCAGCGCGCCGCCGGTGCAGACGCCGCAGACGGACGAGGCCTGGCGCTCGGAAATCATCAGCCGCTCCAGCCGCATGGCCGAGGTGCTGGCCGAGGCGCGCATGATCGCCCAGTCCGACGCCTCGGTGCTGCTGCGCGGCGACAGCGGCGCCGGCAAGGAAATGCTGGCGCGCGCCATCCACCGCGCCAGCCCGCGCGCCAAGAAGCCCTTCGTGGCGGTGAACTGCGGCGCCATTCCCGAAGCCCTGCTGGAGTCCGAGCTGTTCGGCCACATGAAGGGCGCCTTCACCGACGCCACCAGCAACCACAAGGGTCTATTCCAGGCCGCCGACGGCGGCAGCCTGCTGCTCGACGAAATCGGCGACATGCCGCCCGCCCTGCAGGTCAAGCTGCTGCGCGTGCTGCAGGAACGTGCCGTGCGGCCGGTGGGGTCGAGCCAATCGATCCCGGTGGACGTGCGCATCCTGTCGGCCACCCACCGCGACCTGGACGCGGCCATGCAGACCGGCCAGTTCCGCGAAGACCTGTACTACCGCCTGAACGTGGTCACGCTGACGCTGCCAACGCTGGGCGAGCGGCGCGAAGACATCGCCCTGCTGGCCAACCACTTCCTGCAAAAGCTCGCCGGCAAGTACGGCAAGCGCCTGTCGGGATTTGCGCCCGAAGCCCTCAAGGCCCTGACCACCGCTGCCTGGCCGGGCAATGTGCGCCAGCTCTACAACGTGGTCGAGCAGGTTTCCGCGCTGTCCACGACACCGCTGGTGCCCCTGGCGCTGGTGCAGCGGGCGCTGCGCGCGCCCTCGATCGAGGTGCTGAACTACGCCGACGCCAAACAACGCTTCGAGCGTGACTACCTGGTCGGCCTGTTGAAATTAACGGACGGCAATGTCGCCGACGCCTCCCGCCTGGCAGACCGCAACCGCACCGAGTTTTATCGCCTGCTGCAGAAGCACGCACTCACACCAGGCCATTTCAAGGGCGACGGCCCACCGGCCGCCCCAGAGGCTGTCGCTGAAGTACGACGCCCCTAA